In a single window of the Arachis hypogaea cultivar Tifrunner chromosome 6, arahy.Tifrunner.gnm2.J5K5, whole genome shotgun sequence genome:
- the LOC112696393 gene encoding uncharacterized protein, translated as MVVSTMKLWLCGGCLFLRCIILLGVLCKTKGLVKLPPNVTVPAVFVFGDSIVDTGNNNDNKLTPAKCNYPPYGKDFKGSIPTGRFSNGKVPSDLIVEDLGIKEYLPAYLDPNLQSSDLLTGVNFASGGAGYDPLTSLSAAAISLSGQVDLFKECIGKLKGEVGEERSNFILNNSFYIVVFGSNDISNTYFLTRVRQLQYDLPTYTDILLKSASNFLKELYQLGARRIAVFGIPPLGCIPFQRTAAGGIERNCAEQINDAAKFFNAKLSNKLDSFNQQFPDARTVYIDVYTPLLDIILNYQKYGYKVANKGCCGTGIIEVVELCNRFVPTCPNDLEYVFWDSFHPTEVVYKSLISPIVSKYLFPSPPGSICHLLLLLVIIPLRTLGLVRLPPNVTIPAVFVFGDSIMDTGNNNNNLKTEARCNFPPYGEDLEGGGMPTGRFSNGKVPSDFVVEELGIKQLLPPYLDPNLQPTDLVTGVCFASGGAGYDPLTSKLASAIHFDSQIEMFKDYIGKLRGVVGEERAEYIIENSLYLVVMGSNDISNTYFLSHVRQLEYDVPAYTDLLLRLASTYFKEIYELGARRIGVFSTPPIGCVPFQRTVAGGITRHCVDKINDACKLFNAKLPNALDSLNRNLPDSRFVFIDVYNPLLDVIVNYPKYGYKIEDRGCCGTGKIEVTFLCTQLQPTCPNVLDHVFWDSFHPTQSVYKKLVASVLQKYIQPLSV; from the exons ATGGTTGTTTCTACTATGAAACTGTGGTTATGTGGTGGTTGTTTGTTCCTCCGTTGCATAATATTGTTAGGTGTGTTATGCAAAACAAAGGGATTAGTGAAACTGCCACCGAATGTAACGGTTCCGGCAGTGTTTGTGTTTGGAGATTCCATCGTGGACACAGGAAATAACAACGATAACAAGCTAACGCCGGCAAAATGCAACTACCCGCCGTATGGCAAAGATTTCAAGGGAAGCATACCGACTGGCCGCTTCAGCAATGGCAAGGTTCCGTCAGACCTTATTG TTGAAGATTTAGGTATTAAAGAGTATCTACCAGCATACTTGGATCCAAATCTCCAATCTAGTGATTTGCTTACTGGAGTGAATTTTGCATCTGGTGGTGCTGGATATGACCCTCTCACTTCACTATCAGCG GCTGCTATATCTTTATCGGGACAAGTAGATTTGTTCAAAGAATGCATAGGGAAGTTGAAAGGAGAGGTTGGAGAGGAGAGAAGCAATTTCATCCTAAACAACAGTTTCTATATTGTGGTGTTTGGAAGCAATGACATCTCCAACACCTACTTCTTGACTCGCGTTAGACAGTTACAATATGACCTTCCTACTTACACTGACATTCTCCTCAAATCAGCTTCTAATTTCTTGAAGGAATTATACCAACTTGGTGCAAGGAGAATTGCAGTATTCGGTATTCCACCCCTTGGATGTATACCATTTCAGAGGACGGCAGCTGGTGGAATAGAAAGAAATTGTGCAGAACAAATAAATGATGCTGCAAAGTTCTTTAATGCCAAACTCTCAAACAAGCTTGATTCCTTTAATCAACAATTTCCAGATGCCAGGACTGTTTACATTGATGTTTACACCCCTCTTCTCGATATCATTCTAAACTACCAAAAATATg GTTataaagtggcaaacaaaggttgCTGTGGAACAGGGATAATAGAGGTAGTGGAATTATGCAATCGATTTGTTCCAACGTGTCCCAATGATTTGGAGTATGTCTTTTGGGATAGCTTTCACCCTACCGAGGTCGTTTACAAAAGCCTCATTTCTCctattgtttctaaat ACCTGTTTCCTTCACCACCTGGTTCAATTTGTCACTTAttgcttcttttagttattattcCCTTAAGAACATTGGGTCTTGTGAGATTGCCACCAAATGTTACTATTCCTGCAGTGTTTGTGTTTGGAGATTCCATAATGGATActggaaacaacaacaacaacttgaaaacggAAGCAAGGTGCAATTTCCCACCATATGGAGAAGATCTTGAAGGTGGAGGAATGCCTACTGGAAGGTTTAGCAATGGAAAGGTTCCATCAGATTTTGTAG TTGAAGAATTAGGCATTAAACAGCTTCTACCACCATATTTGGATCCAAATCTACAACCCACTGATCTTGTCACCGGTGTCTGCTTTGCATCCGGTGGCGCCGGCTATGATCCCTTAACGTCAAAACTTGCG TCAGCGATACATTTTGACTCTCAAATAGAAATGTTCAAAGATTACATAGGCAAGTTAAGAGGGGTGGTTGGAGAAGAGAGAGCAGAGTACATAATAGAGAACAGCCTTTATCTTGTTGTCATGGGCAGTAATGACATTTCCAACACATACTTCTTGTCACATGTTAGACAGTTGGAATATGATGTCCCTGCTTACACTGATCTATTGCTCCGCTTAGCCTCTACTTACTTTAAG GAAATATATGAACTTGGGGCAAGGAGAATAGGAGTATTCAGCACTCCCCCAATTGGGTGCGTACCGTTTCAGAGAACAGTGGCTGGAGGAATAACAAGACACTGTGTGGATAAgataaatgatgcatgcaagtTATTTAACGCCAAACTGCCAAATGCATTGGATTCCCTCAACAGGAATTTGCCAGATTCCAGATTTGTATTTATTGATGTCTACAACCCTTTACTTGATGTTATTGTCAACTACCCAAAATATG GATATAAAATTGAAGACAGAGGGTGCTGTGGCACGGGCAAAATAGAAGTTACGTTTTTATGCACGCAGTTGCAACCAACTTGTCCCAACGTTTTGGATCATGTTTTTTGGGACAGTTTTCACCCGACGCAATCTGTTTACAAAAAGCTCGTCGCCTCTGTTCTACAAAAATACATACAGCCTCTTTCCGTGTGA